Within Thermoprotei archaeon, the genomic segment TATAGACTTTGGGCTTGCAGAAAAAACAAATAGATTGGAGGATCATGGATTAGATTTACACCTTCTCAACCGTATACTTGATAGTAATCACCACAAAATAGCAACACTATTCCTTAATGAAGTTCTAAAAGGATACTCTGATGTTGTAGGTAGTGAAAAAACTAAACTTATTAAAGAAAAAATGAGAGAGATAAAATTAAGAGGACGATATATTCATGAAAGAAAACTTAAGAATGAATTGCAGTAAACCATTTAGCAAATTCTAATAATGCCTTACCCCTATGGGAAAAGATATTTTTTTCATTTACATCCATTTCTCCAAATGTTTTCGATGATCCATCAGGTATAAAAATCGGATCAAACCCCCATCCCCTCCCTCTTGGTTCAAAACTTATCTTACCCCTTATTTCTCCAACAAATACCTTAACTATTTTTTCATCAGCGTAAGCTATAGCAGCTTTAAAGATAGCGTCTCTCTTTTCTACATTACTCATGAGTTTAAGTATGCCATTTACTCCTAAAGTTCTATAAACATATGAAGAATATGGTCCAGGAAAACCATTTAATGCGTTAATGTATAATCCAGAATCTTCTACTATGAGAGCTTTTTTTAAAAATCTATAGGAATCTTCAGCTGCACGTCGCGCAATATATTCTATGTCATCTGCTTGGACTTCATCTATATCAAGATTAACATCAGTTATATCGATACCAAACGTTTTTAAAAAAGTCTCCACCTCACGTACTTTATTTTTATTCCCAGTAACAAATATTATTGTTGCCACATTAGTTAGACTAGTGAAAAATATATATTACTACTCGTATAAAATCATGTAAGGTGTAAGCCTTGAATAAGAACCGCGAAAAAGGTAAATCACATAGTACACGACCTATCTCACCTAACGAAAATTTAATTAGAAAATATAGAGCTGAAGAGGTCCGTTCACTAATAATTAATCTAGCTAGAAAAGGACATCCACCATCAATGATTGGAATAATCCTACGTGACCAGTACGGTATACCTCTGGCTTCATTAATCACAGGGAAATCCATAACACAAATTCTTAAAGAGGAGAATCTAGCTCCACAAATCCCTGAAGATTTAGTAAACCTCATTAAACGTGCAGAGAGAGTTCTAAGACATTTGCAAGAACATCCCAAAGATAGTAAATCTCTCAGAGGACTTGAGAGTATTATCTCAAAAATTAATCGGCTAACCAAATACTATAAAAGAGAAGGCATTTTACCACAAACATGGGAACATGGCATCACATTACCACGATAAACATTTTAATGTATAATTAACATCATTCTCATGAATAGAAAGTTTTAAATCCCATTCTAGAGATTAAGTGATTGTCGCTATGAGCTATGAAAATTTACTTAGCATTATAAATCAAGCTGTAGATCTATTAAAGAAATCAAATAATGTTTTTATTGTATCACATTTTGATGCCGATGGATTGTCATCAGCAATAATTTTAGCCTCGACAGTCTATCGCATGAGAATTCCATTCCAATTAAGAATTGTTGATCAGCTTGACATTGACATAATGAATAATATACTATCCAATAGTGCAGATACAGCGATCTTAGCAGATTTTGGTAGCGCAATTTCCAGGAAATTTTCTAATGAAAAAACGAACAAAAAAGTTATAATAATAGATCATCATGAAATACCAGAAAAAGATCTTCCTTCATGGGTATTAGAGATTAATCCACATGAATACGGATTTAATGGCAGTGTTGATGTTAGTTCAGCAGGACTTAGCTACTTATTAGCTAAACATCTGGATGAAAAAAATATAGATCTTGTAAGATTTGCGTTAGCAGGTGCTATAGGCGATCAACAAGATCAAGGACCTAAGAAAAGTTTTGTATCAATTAATTCAAAAATCGTTAATGAAGGTGTGGAGTCTGGTTACATCTCTGTAAGAGTACGGCTTTTACTTTCTGGATCACCCACAACTACACCAATAGTAAGAGCAATCGCTAACACAACAGAGCCTTATTTAGCAGGGTTAAGTGGAGATGAGCAGGCATCATATGAATTCCTAAAAAACATTGGTATAAACCCAGAGATTTCAGGACGTTTAAGAACTTTGGCAGAATTAAATGAAAATGAATTAAAACTGCTGGCATCAAGACTAGTTTTACACATCTTAGGATATGGCGGGACTGCAGAGCAAGCAGAAAATCTCTATGGACATGATTATATATACGTAAAAGATAATATAATACCAAGCATAAGAGAACTTTCAGCTTTTTTAAACGCATGTGGCAGGCTTGATATGGAGTGGTATCCGATAGAAGCATTCATATTAGGTAAAATTGAACAACAAAACGTAGTAGATATCATAGGAAAGCATAGACAAATAATTGCTAAAAAACTTGAAATATTACAAAATAATGCTGACATCATAACTAAAGGTAAATGGATAAATGCTTTCAAATTAGAAGATGTTGGTGATAGAATGATGGGCGTAATAACAACAATTGCTCTGAACAGTAGAATACTTGGTGGATCAATGGTTACAGTAGGCATAACTAAATCTCGTACAAAACCTGGTTATTTAAAAATTTCAGCCAGAGCACCGAGAGAATTAATTGAAAAAGGTATAAATGTTGGCAAAGCAATCAGCAAAGTAGCTGAAAAAGTAGGCGGAATTGGCGGAGGACATGATGCTGCCGGAGGAGCGCAAATACCCGAAAATTCAGAAAAAGAATTCATAGAAGAATTCGATGAAATAATAGATAAACAGATAGGTGGTTATCATGATACAGATTAAAGCAAAAGTAACTTTCAATTTTCTACAACCTTTAGCAAAAACTATAGAATGCGCATTATATCCTGATAATAAACCATTACCACATGACCTAAAATTAGAAAGCAAATCAACTAGTAAAAAATTATTTATCTATATTGAATACAATGGTGATAATGTACTCAGACTATTCTC encodes:
- a CDS encoding XTP/dITP diphosphatase; the encoded protein is MATIIFVTGNKNKVREVETFLKTFGIDITDVNLDIDEVQADDIEYIARRAAEDSYRFLKKALIVEDSGLYINALNGFPGPYSSYVYRTLGVNGILKLMSNVEKRDAIFKAAIAYADEKIVKVFVGEIRGKISFEPRGRGWGFDPIFIPDGSSKTFGEMDVNEKNIFSHRGKALLEFAKWFTAIHS
- a CDS encoding 30S ribosomal protein S15 gives rise to the protein MNKNREKGKSHSTRPISPNENLIRKYRAEEVRSLIINLARKGHPPSMIGIILRDQYGIPLASLITGKSITQILKEENLAPQIPEDLVNLIKRAERVLRHLQEHPKDSKSLRGLESIISKINRLTKYYKREGILPQTWEHGITLPR
- a CDS encoding DHH family phosphoesterase, which gives rise to MSYENLLSIINQAVDLLKKSNNVFIVSHFDADGLSSAIILASTVYRMRIPFQLRIVDQLDIDIMNNILSNSADTAILADFGSAISRKFSNEKTNKKVIIIDHHEIPEKDLPSWVLEINPHEYGFNGSVDVSSAGLSYLLAKHLDEKNIDLVRFALAGAIGDQQDQGPKKSFVSINSKIVNEGVESGYISVRVRLLLSGSPTTTPIVRAIANTTEPYLAGLSGDEQASYEFLKNIGINPEISGRLRTLAELNENELKLLASRLVLHILGYGGTAEQAENLYGHDYIYVKDNIIPSIRELSAFLNACGRLDMEWYPIEAFILGKIEQQNVVDIIGKHRQIIAKKLEILQNNADIITKGKWINAFKLEDVGDRMMGVITTIALNSRILGGSMVTVGITKSRTKPGYLKISARAPRELIEKGINVGKAISKVAEKVGGIGGGHDAAGGAQIPENSEKEFIEEFDEIIDKQIGGYHDTD